ATTAACTACTACTTTATATAATGACTTATTTTGAGTTATTATTAAAGGTTTATCGGTTCAGTAATTACCGAACGTTTATTTTCGGTTCTCTTTTCTCTCCATATAGATCATTTTTCCCCTTCCTGAAACGAAAACAATCAGTTTATTTGTACTAAGTAGTTTAAAATAAATCGTAATTGGGGGGCTTGTGGTGATAGTATATTTAATTGAGAGAGTTAGTGAGGTGGTTGCAAGGTAGGCTTTCCTGTGAGCTTATCTTGAGGAAAGTCCGGACTCCCGAAAGATCAAACTTGCTGGGTAACGCCCAGTGCGTGTGAGCGTGAGGATAGTGCCACAGAAACATACCGCCTTTATGAGAATAAAGGTAAGGGTGCAAAGGTGCGGTAAGAGCGCACCAGCAGTATCGAGAGGTACTGGCTCGGTAAACCCCGGTTGGGAGCAAGGTCGGAGGAATAAAGGTTGATCTTTTCCCTATTCCGCTTCTGGTGTACCGCTGGAGGTGTTTGGTAACAAACATCCTAGATAGATAACTGCCCCTTATATTTTTTTGATATAGGGAACAGAATCCGGCTTACGTCTAACTCTCTTTTTTTTAACTTATTTGAAATATGAAAGTTACTTTATCTTCTTTACCGAGGGCGATGCGATCGCCATTACTCAAGCGATGACGATTACCCTTTGGTAAAGGAATGTGATTAACATAGGTACCGTTGGAACTTCCTGTATCCTCAAGAAAATAAGAGCCATTGTCCTGCCGAATATCAGCATGAATGCGGGAGACGATTTGAGAGTTGGGAAATCCTGAAACATCAATGTCAGGGGGAATTGTTTCGTTAGCTTTACCAATATGGATAACGGGTAAATCGACTGTTAATTCGATGGTTGTATTGGTTTGTACATGGAGCAAAGTTGCGGAGGGTACCTGTAACAAAGTTTCTTGTTTGGCGGGGGGATTGTCCACCGTGGTAGCCGCCCCTGCGGTGGGGGTTGGGGAGGAAGAGTAACTGGCTATTTCTGCCTCTAAATCTTCAGCGCTTAAACTATCAACTATTTCTGCCTCATGAACACCACTGAGACTAAAACCACATTCACCACAAAAAGTAGCATTTGGTGGTACATCAGCATTGCAGTTAGGGCATTTTGTCGCCGTCATATCACCACTACTGATGGGGGCGAAACAAAGTTCACAAACTGTCGCCCCGTCAGGGTTTTCATGTTGGCAATTAGAACAAGTAATCATAGTGATATATCACTTTAAGAAAAGTATTTTAATTATTGTAATGGAATTATATTTCTCCCATTTTAACCCCAATATTCCCTAGAATCTTCTATTATCTTTTTGAACAGATCCATTTTTGCTTAGGCATCTATGGCTCGGACAATACCATAACCATTGATATTGAGATATTTTTGGGCTGCCCTTTGAATGTCATCAACTGTTAAACTACGTAAACTATCTGTATAGTTAAAGGCTAAATCTAAATTTCCTAATTGAGAATAATAATAACCATAAAGATTGGTGCGATCGCTCGGTTTCTCACTATGAAAAATAAACTGATTTGCCACCAAGTTACAAACCCTTTTTAACTCAGATTCAGCAATGCCATTATCCTGAATATCCTTAATATGATCAACTATTTGCCCCTCCACCTGATCTAAATTATCTTTTGATAACTGACTACCAATATAAAACACACCCTGCACCTGATGAGTCATATTACTAGCCGAAATACCTTTTACCAATCTCTTGTCTTCCCTCAGACTACGAAATAGTCGAGATAACTTACCTTGCCCTAAAACCACCGCCAAAACATCAAGGGCAAGGGTATCCTCAAAACTCATTAAGCCGGGTACACGCCACATCATAATCATTCGAGATTGTTTGAGGGCAGAGTCCACATATTCCTCCCTAATGATTTCCTCAAAAGGAGACTCGGAAACAAAAGGAGTTTTTACCATTTCTTGCCCTCGGGAATAATGTTCCATGGTTTCGGCGACAATGGCGGTTAAATCTTCTACGGGTAGATTGCCCACTGCATTAACTGTCATAGATGCGGGTTGGTACCAATAGCGATGAAAATTGTACATTTCTTCTCTGCCCAAAGGTTCTATACTTGCTTGTGTACCCAGAATCGGACGACTGTAGGGCAGATTAGGGAAACAGATATTCATCGCCTTTTCAAAGGCTAAACGGCGAGGATTATCATTGGCACGGCGGATTTCTTCTAGGACAACTAATTTTTCCCTGACAAATTCTGCGTCGGGCAGACTACTATTTAAAACTAAGTCTAGCTGTAAAGGTGCTAAATCAGCAAAGTTTTCGGGGGAGCAGGTGACATAAAAATGGGTATATTCTTGACTGGTGGCGGCATTAGTGAGGGCGCCCCTAGATTCGACAATTTTTTCAAATTCCCCACACAGTAGTTTTTTGCTCCCTTTAAAGATCATGTGTTCTAAAAAGTGAGCCATGCCATTAATTTGGTTACTTTCCACGGCCGAACCAATGTTAAACCAAACATTAAAGTTAACTGCATCTACGGGCATTTGTTCTGCGATGATGGTTGCACCGTTAGATAATTTGGTAATAGTAGGAATATTACGTAGTGTTGGTTTAACTGCCGTTAAAGTCATCAGTATTATTTGAAACTAGGTTTTACTTTATCATTCTAGTGTATTCCACCAAAATAGGGATTGGAGCATTTTGATATAAAAAAACTGCCCCTTGTTAGAGACAGTTTTTTGTTGTTTCCCCAGTGGGGGTGATTACTTGAAAAAATTGTGATAACTGAGTGGATACAGTTTATTTGTAGTTAGCCCAACTCACGAGAGGTAAATTTCTCGATGGTGGCTTGAGTTTCATAGACAAAATTATGATTGTTATCCTTGATCTTGTTCATGCTAGGAAGAAGGTTGCGAGATTGGAGGCTCATGTGTAGCTGTAAATGAGCAACATAATCACTTACATCTTCCTTGGAAGAAGGGGGAATATTTGGTTTTAAGTTCATTGTTTCCTGCTTATAATATGGCTATGATTAGTAAACCTTATCATTTTTTTTTCGATCAGTCAAGTTTTGTTCGTCGTTTGCTATTGATAAGAATAGCTATAAAATTTACAATTAATTATTATTATTGATTATTATATTAAATAATATGAATAACCCCCATAATGTCCCTGATAAATATAAGAGTATGGATTGGTATGCGATCGCCTGTAAGGTGAGAGCTAAGTATGAAAAGTTAAAGGAAAATAATCATAATTTAGAAAAATCGTTGTTGGGTTATCAAAAGGAAATTGAAGTAAAGGAAAGGGTTATTTATGAACAAAATCAAGAGTTAGAAGTTTTCCAAGAAAATGTTAATAAACTTTACCATCAAATAGAGGAAGATAAGGCAAAAATTAGGGAGCAAAAGTTACTGATGGAAAAGTTAGCCCAGGAATTAAAGGATTCTCAAATTCAACGGGGTGCTTTGGAAAGGGAATGCTCTTTGTTACAGGAAAATTATAATCAGTTACAGTATCAGATAAAGGAAAAGGAGAAGGAGAATAAGGAATTAAATATTAGGTTACAAAGGCAGCAGAGATCTACTTTGGAGTATAAAGCGGCTTTGGATCAATATTTGGAGTCTCCTGTGGCACAAAAGCCCAAAATAATTCAATCTGATAAGACTACCATCAAGTCTTGGTCTGAGGTTACTAATCCTAAAAATAGTTCTGAGCAAACTAATATTAATCAATTGTCTAACTTTGCGATCGCCCCTGTACCTAATTTTGTTAATATTCCTTTAGTTAATGAAGATAAAAAGAAGGTAGAAAAAGAAGAAATAAAACCTTCTCAAGAGTTAGAAAAAAAAGAAGAAAAACCTCTTGACAATGAAATAAAAGAGGAAGAAATAAATGAAAAAAAGAAACAGGAAAATATCCAAAAAAAGATAAAAACTATTAATTTATTATCCGATATAAAACCATCTAAGGATGAATCCAATAAAAATAAGGAGGACCAAAAAATTATTATTGATTTACCTGATTTTTTTAAAAATAAGCGTGAGGAATAGTTTTTTGTGATTTTTATTCCTAGCTTTTTTGTTGTTTTACTAACCAGTTTTTTACGGCAAAGGTTGCCTGACAGTCATCTTCGTTATACATCAAAATATAACCTAAATAAGTGCGATCGCCCGTATTTAACCATTTATCATACCAAACCACACATTGATCTCCCCCTAAATTATTAGCATCATAATCAGGGGGGATGCGCCATTGAAAATTTAACCATTTACCCAAAGATTTCAAAGAATAACTTTCGATAGGTAAAAGATAATTTTGAGTGACAAATTTATGAACATCAATAAATCTTTTTAACAATGGCTGAATCAAACTATTAGGAGTTTTATAAATACTAGCTAATCTTTTAATAGTTTCCACCTCATATCCCGAAAAATGATAAATAAAACTATCAGGATAACCATTGATAAACTCAAGAAAACTTAACCATATATCTTTTTCTCCCTCCAAAGTTTCGGCTAAAAAACTATAATATTTTTTGATTTTTTGACTATTATCAACCAACAAAACCCCTAGTAAATAATCAGTTTGTCGATCTGGCTCTGCCTCTATATCAAAATAAAGCTCAATATTACTACTAGGAATTATATTAACAGTATCTCTTTTTAAAACAGGGCTATTAGATTTTAACGACTGAATTTGCTTAAAAAGAATCCCTCCCCCATCATGCTCAAATATTTGATTTAATTCAGCGAAAGATAAATCAATAAGTTTATCAAAACTCCCCACACCTTTTTGTTTTAGAATATCGTATTTTCGAGGAGTAATACCCGGTATTAAAGATGGATGATTTTGTCTTAGGGCAAGACTATGACACTCACTATACCACTCACACAAACCGCATTTTTGACGAGAAATAAACACCTCGGGGGCATCCTCATTCATAAATAATCTTTGACAATCATCAATCACTTCCTGCACCCTTGGCAACCAAATGCCCAAGTTGACGCTATATCTCTTAAAACTCCTGACAATAAAATCTGCATGGGTAGGCATCAATCCCTGATTGCTTCCCAATACCCATGCCTGAAAAGCTGCCACCAGTTTATATTCTGGTTTATGATTTTTGCCTAAATGAGTATTGACTGTTATGTAACTCCAATTTCCGAAACGAGAGGGAATATTTTGTTTTATTAGTAATGTGGGGCTGGTTTCAAAAACAAGATTGTGATATTTTCCCTCCATCTGATAGCTAAGTTGTCCATTATAAATACAATCAACCCCCTGATTCATCAAATCCAAGGTTGACTCGATGTAAGAGTTACTTGTCGTCGAAAAAATAGGATGCTCAATCTGCCAATTATTATGCTCTATAACCTTTTGAGTGTGGAGGATTCTTTCCTGCTTGAGTTTATTAACAAAATCTCTTTCTGGTGGTTTTTCACCCTCATAGTGAAAATTTAGAAAAGCCTTGCGTTTACACCTCTTATATTGAAGCAGAGTATCATCAGTTATGAGCATCAATAGTGATTTATAAGTTATGGATTAGTTATTCATTATTTTAATATCTTACTCACCAAAGCTTATAAAATAAAAATTCCCCTTGCTAAAACCTTGGAATGGTAATAAATGAGGGGAATCATGGTACAACGATAAAGATAAAACTATCTAAATTTCATCCCAACCAGTTACGCCAGAAGACATCATATAACTGGTTACACTGGCTTCAAAAAAGTTTGCCTTGGTGCTACCTTCTTTTTTGGTGTCAGAAAACTTCTCTAAATGAGTATAAGGACTCTTAGCATACTTGGCATCGGTGTAAAGAGGTTCTAAACCGATCGCCCTTAATCTAATATTAGCAAGATATTTGGTATAACGTTCAGTGCTAGATTCGGTAATACCGAGGATGTTGTTACCGACAATATGATTAGTCCAACGACATTCATGTTTCACTGCGGTATCAAACATTTCATAAATTTGGTCGAGGGAATAATTAAAAGTGTTCATCGCCTCGGGGATTAATCTTTGGTATAATCGAACGTGGCTTAATTCGTCACGGTTAATCATCTTGAAAATATCCGCTGAACCGGGCATTAACATCCTAGCGGCTAAATTGTAGAAGAAAATAAACCCGTTATAAAAATATAAACCCTCTAATAAATAATCACTTAAAAGGGCGATAAAATAGTTTTCTTTGGTAGGATTATCAATGTATTTTTGATAATAACCAGCGATAAATTCACAACGGGCAGAAAGCACTTTATCCGTACGCCAAAAATCATAAACTTGATCTCTTTTATCACTAGGGATAATGGTTTCAATCATGTATTGATAGGCGTGATTGTGCATCCCCTCCTGAGAAATTTGTTCTGCCATACAGAGGCTAATTTCTGGGGCTGTAATAGAACTTTTTAGGTGAGGAATATTACAAGTTTGTACAGAATCAAGGAAGGTTAAATAAGATAAAATACCTTCAAATGCACGTCTTTCTTCTGGGGTTAAATTCCAATAATCGGTAACGTCTTGGGTAATGTCTAGTTTTTGCGGGATCCAAAAATTTTCCCTCATTTGTTGATATAAACCAATGGCCCAAGAATAACGAACATCGTTGAGTTGCATAAGGTTGGTGGTATTGCCAAACCAAACACTACGATTTTCAATTCTATCGTCACCCCCCGGATTAAAAATTGGGGTGAGGGGCATTCTTTGATTATTATTCGGTGCGCTTGCTACCATAGATTAAAAATATATATTTTGATGATGGCGTGTGTAGATCTAAATTATAACAAAATATTAAGATGTTTCGGAAAGTTTTTTATTAGTTATTTTTTGCTTAGTTTTTCATTACGTGGATTTAAAAAAATAATTATTTTTCTATTTTATATACTTTAAAATATTGAAATTATTTTGATATTAATTATTAACTATGTTGTTTAACTTAGGTTTAAACAAGTTAGTAAATATCCCTTGTGAGGGGCTAAATAAGAAGGACAAAAAGAATAAAAAAGTCGCCACTAAAACTATGGCAGGACCAGAAGGAATATTATAATAAAAACTGATATACATTCCGCTAATACTAGAAACTACTCCCACGAGTACCCCCACTAACATTACTTGATGGAGTCTTGTTACTAATAAATAGGCGGTGGCAGAAGGGGTAATGAGCAAAGATAGGACGAGAATAACGCCCACTGCTTTTAAACTGGCAACTATGGTCAAGCCAATGAGGATCATTAGGCTAAAATCAAGCCAATATACGGGTAAACCCACAGATTGCGCCCCTAGTTTGTCGAAGGTGTAAAATAATAATTCTTTGTAGAACAAGATTACTATAAAGAGGATAAAAAGGGCGATCGCAATGGTATCCCGAACCTCAGTGACACTAACACTTAAAATGTTGCCAAAAAGAAAGTGATTGAGGTCAATTTTATTGTCTTTTTGGACAACGGTAATGAGGGTAATTCCCAAAGCAAAAAAGGCAGAAAAAACAATGCCCATGGCTGCATCTTCCTTGATTTGAGAGTTATTTCTAATCACATTTATTAAAATTGTACTCAATAATCCTGCGATAAATGCCCCTGTAAAAATATTCCAGTCAAAAATAAAGGCGATCGCCAAGCCGGGTAGTACAGAATGACTGATGGCATCCCCCAAAAGGGCTAACCGTTGCACCATCAAATAAGTACCCACCACGGCACAAATGATACCCACCACCACCGCCACAATTAACGAGCGTTGCATAAAACCGTATTGTAAAGGCTCAATCAAAAAATCCATCTTTGTAGAAAATAAAATGCAAAAAAAACTTTTGCCATTTATATAAAGTAATAATTTCAATTATATCTCTCTATGGTAAGGCTCTGATGTTGCTAAATGCCTTATAAAATTCATGAATTATTACCATGATAAATGTGATGGGCGATCGCCTTTGAAGCCCCCGCAGAGCCAATCCTTTCCAAACCATTCTCACGACAATCCGCCAAATATTGTTCATCTTCAACAATTTCCATAATTTCCCTTGCCCCCTGACTAAACATCAAATCCAAATCATCATATTCAGTAACCGTGCGAATATTAGGGCCTAAATAACGCATTTGAGCCTCCGCAAAACGATAAGTAAATTGAGGGCCATCCCCGATAATTTGTACTACGGGCTTACCCAAGCCTACCCCTTGCTCTACTGCAGTTCCGGCCATACCCAAAATTACATCACTTTTAATCAAAATTTCTGCAAAAGTGTTATAAAACAACTCAATTATAACATTTTTTTCTTTTATTTTTTTAGTTAAAATTAACTTATCAGGCTTTTCTTTCAAAGAAATATAATCTTTTTTTTCACCCTTTTTAAACTCATTAGGAAAATAAAAATTCCAACCTAACTTTTTAGCAATATCAGCCACATCACTATAAATAATATCCGTCACCAAAGCCCCACAAAAACGCCATGATTTTGACGACAAATGAATTAATCTTTCACAAACTTGAATTTGTAGCTCTAAATTATTAACTGCTTCAGGTAAACGACTACCCGGTAACAGTGCCACCATTAACACCTCAGAATCATTATTAATGGCATTACCCAAATAATCATAGCTCAAGCGGTCAGAATCAAATTTAAGAGCATCCATAATAGGATAACCATAACAAGTCACCTTTTTTATGCCCTGTTTTTGTAAATCCCTCGCCGTAAAATTATCCTTGGTAAAGACTCCTAAACAAAGAGAAGAGTTGAGCAAAAAACGACTGAATAAAGGTAAACCTAATTTACCTTCATAATAGCTAGAGTAAGCCACTAAAAAAATGACAAATTTTTTTCTAATCAAAAAACAGAATAAAAGAGGAACAATATCACCAATTGCCACAAATATATCATATTTATTTCTAAGTTTAAAAAAAGTGAAAATTTGTCTAAAAGTTAAACCTAACAATCCTGCCCCCAAATCCTTAATAAAATTCCCCGGATTCAGATAAAACATTCCCCCTGATGGCATGGTCAAAGTAGGAGCCACAATCCGAAAACCTCTGCGAAGATAACTTTTTCCTTGCCCCACAATAGGAAAAGCATCCACCATTAAATCAGAATCAATTTTGTTTAAAGCCTCGGCAATTAAACTACCATTCAAATCTTCTCCATGACCATTACTAATAAATAAAATTTTTTTCATAAATAGTATCTAACACCAATCTTTTATCAAAATCATGTATCACAACCAACTAATTAATAATTACCAAATTATCTCGATGAATTACCGTTTCTGCCCCTTCATAACCAAGTATGTCATTAATATTATGTGACTTTTTACCCTTAATTAACTGCAACTCATTACTACTATAATTAACAATACCCCTTGCTATTTTTAAATTATCCTGAGAATATAAATCTACCGCATCGGCACTATAAAAATCTCCCTCCACAGCAATAATTCCAGCGGACAAGAGAGATTTTCCCTGTTCAGAAATAGCTTTGAGGGCGCCATCATCCAGATATATTTTCCCTTTAGAAACCAAGCCATTGGCAATCCATCTCTTACGGGCATTTTCAGGACGGGGCTGGGGTTCAAATCTTGTCCCGATCGCCCTTCCTGCTAAAATTTTAATGATATTACTAGGCTTCTTACCATTGGTAATCACCGTGGTAACCCCTGCACCCGTAGCGATACGTGCCGCCGTAATTTTTGTCACCATTCCCCCTGTACCCCAACTCGTACCACTACCCCCCACACTAATATCTAAATTGGATAACTCATCACTAGCCACCAAATCAATAGGAGTCGCAGAAGGAACTAAACGAGGATCCGCAGAGTATAATTTATCAACATCGGTCAATAAAAACAACCAGTCTGCCCCCACCAAACTAGCTACCAAAGCCGAGAGGGTGTCATTATCACCAAATTTTAACTCATCCGTTGCCACCGTATCATTTTCATTAACCACAGGAATAACCCCCAAATCCAACAATGCCTGGAGGGTGTTATTCGCATTGACGTAACTACTTCTTTCCTTAAAATCGTGACGGGTAAGAAGAATTTGGGCAATGGGTTGTCCTAAATTGTTAAATAAGTCATCATAGATACGAATTAAACGTCCTTGTCCTACGGCGGCAATGGCTTGTTTTTGATGCAAAGTTTGAGGGCGTTTACTAATACCCAATCTGCCACAACCAACTCCTACGGCGCCCGAGGAAACAAGAATTACCTGATAACCTTGTTGTCTTAAGTTGGTTAGGGTTTCCACAAGGGTGGCAATGGTGGAGAGGGCCAGACTGCCTGTGTCGGGAACAGTTAAACTAGAAGTACCTATTTTGATAACGATAATTTGATTCATTAATCACCGAGGGTTGGGTGTTAGGTTTGAGGGTTTATTAACTACAAAATAATCCTACACGAATTATTGACTTTGAACCATTTTAATATGGGGTGTTTGTAGAAAAAACCCTAACACCCTTTGTCAATCTCATGACTTCACGTTTTGGGGCAACTGTTATTTATCCATCGCCTGTTGCATTACCCTTAGTTGCTGTAACCTTTGATTTTGTTGTTCAATTTGGATTGATAAAGAGTTACAAACTAAATCGCATAATTCAAAGACAAAAGGATTAGATATTTGATAGTAAACGTTAATTCCTTTTTGAGTGCGATTAACAATTCCTGCCCCTG
The sequence above is a segment of the Cyanobacterium stanieri PCC 7202 genome. Coding sequences within it:
- a CDS encoding FHA domain containing protein (PFAM: FHA domain~COGs: COG1716 FOG: FHA domain~InterPro IPR000253~KEGG: mar:MAE_11260 FHA domain-containing protein~PFAM: Forkhead-associated protein~SMART: Forkhead-associated protein~SPTR: FHA domain containing protein) produces the protein MITCSNCQHENPDGATVCELCFAPISSGDMTATKCPNCNADVPPNATFCGECGFSLSGVHEAEIVDSLSAEDLEAEIASYSSSPTPTAGAATTVDNPPAKQETLLQVPSATLLHVQTNTTIELTVDLPVIHIGKANETIPPDIDVSGFPNSQIVSRIHADIRQDNGSYFLEDTGSSNGTYVNHIPLPKGNRHRLSNGDRIALGKEDKVTFIFQIS
- a CDS encoding peptidase M16 domain protein (PFAM: Peptidase M16 inactive domain; Insulinase (Peptidase family M16)~COGs: COG0612 Zn-dependent peptidase~InterPro IPR011765:IPR007863:IPR001431~KEGG: cyh:Cyan8802_0921 peptidase M16 domain protein~PFAM: peptidase M16 domain protein~SPTR: Peptidase M16 domain protein), translated to MTLTAVKPTLRNIPTITKLSNGATIIAEQMPVDAVNFNVWFNIGSAVESNQINGMAHFLEHMIFKGSKKLLCGEFEKIVESRGALTNAATSQEYTHFYVTCSPENFADLAPLQLDLVLNSSLPDAEFVREKLVVLEEIRRANDNPRRLAFEKAMNICFPNLPYSRPILGTQASIEPLGREEMYNFHRYWYQPASMTVNAVGNLPVEDLTAIVAETMEHYSRGQEMVKTPFVSESPFEEIIREEYVDSALKQSRMIMMWRVPGLMSFEDTLALDVLAVVLGQGKLSRLFRSLREDKRLVKGISASNMTHQVQGVFYIGSQLSKDNLDQVEGQIVDHIKDIQDNGIAESELKRVCNLVANQFIFHSEKPSDRTNLYGYYYSQLGNLDLAFNYTDSLRSLTVDDIQRAAQKYLNINGYGIVRAIDA
- a CDS encoding hypothetical protein (KEGG: cyn:Cyan7425_1750 hypothetical protein~SPTR: Putative uncharacterized protein), coding for MNLKPNIPPSSKEDVSDYVAHLQLHMSLQSRNLLPSMNKIKDNNHNFVYETQATIEKFTSRELG
- a CDS encoding hypothetical protein (KEGG: ava:Ava_3212 hypothetical protein~SPTR: Putative uncharacterized protein), whose translation is MNNPHNVPDKYKSMDWYAIACKVRAKYEKLKENNHNLEKSLLGYQKEIEVKERVIYEQNQELEVFQENVNKLYHQIEEDKAKIREQKLLMEKLAQELKDSQIQRGALERECSLLQENYNQLQYQIKEKEKENKELNIRLQRQQRSTLEYKAALDQYLESPVAQKPKIIQSDKTTIKSWSEVTNPKNSSEQTNINQLSNFAIAPVPNFVNIPLVNEDKKKVEKEEIKPSQELEKKEEKPLDNEIKEEEINEKKKQENIQKKIKTINLLSDIKPSKDESNKNKEDQKIIIDLPDFFKNKREE
- a CDS encoding RecB family nuclease, putative (PFAM: Domain of unknown function(DUF2779)~TIGRFAM: RecB family nuclease, putative, TM0106 family~COGs: COG2251 nuclease (RecB family)~InterPro IPR019993~KEGG: cyc:PCC7424_0336 hypothetical protein~SPTR: Putative uncharacterized protein;~TIGRFAM: RecB family nuclease, putative), giving the protein MLITDDTLLQYKRCKRKAFLNFHYEGEKPPERDFVNKLKQERILHTQKVIEHNNWQIEHPIFSTTSNSYIESTLDLMNQGVDCIYNGQLSYQMEGKYHNLVFETSPTLLIKQNIPSRFGNWSYITVNTHLGKNHKPEYKLVAAFQAWVLGSNQGLMPTHADFIVRSFKRYSVNLGIWLPRVQEVIDDCQRLFMNEDAPEVFISRQKCGLCEWYSECHSLALRQNHPSLIPGITPRKYDILKQKGVGSFDKLIDLSFAELNQIFEHDGGGILFKQIQSLKSNSPVLKRDTVNIIPSSNIELYFDIEAEPDRQTDYLLGVLLVDNSQKIKKYYSFLAETLEGEKDIWLSFLEFINGYPDSFIYHFSGYEVETIKRLASIYKTPNSLIQPLLKRFIDVHKFVTQNYLLPIESYSLKSLGKWLNFQWRIPPDYDANNLGGDQCVVWYDKWLNTGDRTYLGYILMYNEDDCQATFAVKNWLVKQQKS
- a CDS encoding ribonucleotide reductase (PFAM: Ribonucleotide reductase, small chain~COGs: COG0208 Ribonucleotide reductase beta subunit~InterPro IPR000358~KEGG: syn:slr0591 hypothetical protein~PFAM: ribonucleotide reductase~SPTR: Slr0591 protein) — its product is MVASAPNNNQRMPLTPIFNPGGDDRIENRSVWFGNTTNLMQLNDVRYSWAIGLYQQMRENFWIPQKLDITQDVTDYWNLTPEERRAFEGILSYLTFLDSVQTCNIPHLKSSITAPEISLCMAEQISQEGMHNHAYQYMIETIIPSDKRDQVYDFWRTDKVLSARCEFIAGYYQKYIDNPTKENYFIALLSDYLLEGLYFYNGFIFFYNLAARMLMPGSADIFKMINRDELSHVRLYQRLIPEAMNTFNYSLDQIYEMFDTAVKHECRWTNHIVGNNILGITESSTERYTKYLANIRLRAIGLEPLYTDAKYAKSPYTHLEKFSDTKKEGSTKANFFEASVTSYMMSSGVTGWDEI
- a CDS encoding ABC-3 protein (PFAM: ABC 3 transport family~COGs: COG1108 ABC-type Mn2+/Zn2+ transport systems permease components~InterPro IPR001626~KEGG: cyc:PCC7424_2550 ABC-3 protein~PFAM: ABC-3 protein~SPTR: ABC-3 protein), producing MDFLIEPLQYGFMQRSLIVAVVVGIICAVVGTYLMVQRLALLGDAISHSVLPGLAIAFIFDWNIFTGAFIAGLLSTILINVIRNNSQIKEDAAMGIVFSAFFALGITLITVVQKDNKIDLNHFLFGNILSVSVTEVRDTIAIALFILFIVILFYKELLFYTFDKLGAQSVGLPVYWLDFSLMILIGLTIVASLKAVGVILVLSLLITPSATAYLLVTRLHQVMLVGVLVGVVSSISGMYISFYYNIPSGPAIVLVATFLFFLSFLFSPSQGIFTNLFKPKLNNIVNN
- a CDS encoding hypothetical protein (TIGRFAM: conserved hypothetical protein~COGs: COG4370 conserved hypothetical protein~InterPro IPR019994~KEGG: mar:MAE_26670 hypothetical protein~SPTR: Similar to tr|P73167|P73167;~TIGRFAM: conserved hypothetical protein) → MKKILFISNGHGEDLNGSLIAEALNKIDSDLMVDAFPIVGQGKSYLRRGFRIVAPTLTMPSGGMFYLNPGNFIKDLGAGLLGLTFRQIFTFFKLRNKYDIFVAIGDIVPLLFCFLIRKKFVIFLVAYSSYYEGKLGLPLFSRFLLNSSLCLGVFTKDNFTARDLQKQGIKKVTCYGYPIMDALKFDSDRLSYDYLGNAINNDSEVLMVALLPGSRLPEAVNNLELQIQVCERLIHLSSKSWRFCGALVTDIIYSDVADIAKKLGWNFYFPNEFKKGEKKDYISLKEKPDKLILTKKIKEKNVIIELFYNTFAEILIKSDVILGMAGTAVEQGVGLGKPVVQIIGDGPQFTYRFAEAQMRYLGPNIRTVTEYDDLDLMFSQGAREIMEIVEDEQYLADCRENGLERIGSAGASKAIAHHIYHGNNS